TTATGAAGATTTATATTTCATACACAGCGACTCTATCTCTGCCTTTTGTCTTGCAGCCAGCGTAAAGAGCCCTATCGGCATGGCTTATGAGTTTCTCCGCAGACTCCGCTTTATTTGGAAAATCGGCGACGCCAGCGCTGACAGTTATATTTATATCACCTGCATCAGTCTTTATCGGTTTAGACGATACTTCATACCTTATCCTTTCAGCGATCACACACGCCTGTTCCGCTGTCAAGTTCGGAAGTATAACAGAAAACTCCTCCCCACCGTATCTTGCAACGATATCATTGTTTCTCACACAGCTTTTTATCCTTGAAGCAATCTCCCTAAGCACAGTATCTCCCACCATGTGCCCGTATGTATCGTTAATCTGTTTAAACCTATCTACATCCAGCATTATGAGGCTTACAGGCGTCTTTTCAATAGATGATTTTGCTATGCTGTCATGCAATATCTGATCAAAAAATCTCCTGTTATAAGTTTTTGTAAGAGGATCAGTAATAGACCTTTTACTTATTTCAAAATATCTCTTTGCGTTCATTATGGCTATCGAAGATTGCTCTGATAATGCCTCCATTATCTTTAAAGAGTCTTCATCGAATGCGTTGATTTCATTTTGAAATGCAGATATACACCCTATTATGCCTTCCGCTCCTTTTATAGGAACTACAATTACAGAATCGTAATAATTAGATATATTTTTGTCTAAGTAGCGCTTATCTGCTTTTAAATTGCCTATTATTACAGATTTCCCTTCACTTACAACTTTGCCTATAATCCCTTCATTGTTCATGTACACATCCTTAAAAGCACCTATTGATTCTTCCCTGCACTTAGTCTTTTCATTTATCAAAAAGCCATTGTCATCCTTCAAATAAATAGCTATCCCCGATACGGTTACTACTTTTTCCGTCTCATACAATATTGCTTCTAAAGTTTTGTCTAAATCCAACTTCGAATTGATTATTTTCACCATTTCATATAAAGCATTTAGCCTCTGGTTGGCCTTGTAAAGATCCCTAAAAGCCTTTATGAAAAACGACAGCAAAATCAAAGGTATGACGTGGTATATAAAAATAACAGTGCCAAATTTCATATACATATTAGCTAAAAATATACCTACAGGTACCATTATAAAATATGAAGCCAACTCTAAAATCGAGCTTTCCGTCCAATATTTCTTAAATAGAATTTTCCCCTGTGCTTTCAACGCATAATACAAGATAAAGTAATTTATCACAAAACTTGTGAGCACATAAATTACTACATATATTAGCTGCCCAATAGAAAATCGTCCGATTTTTCCACCTAAACTCTCATAAAGATGCCCCGCTACTATGTATGTTATGGAAAACATTGCTCCATTTAAAAATCCATTCTTTACTTTTTTTCTAAAAAATATTGTTTCAATCATGGTAGATGTTGTAGCCAAAAGAGCTGATGACTCTGTGCCATATATCAAGAAAGATGCTATCGTGATTACAGGGCTTATAGAAAGCTTTATATCGGTGTACTTTATGCCCAAATTGTCAAGAGTAACCATAACTAACAAAAGTATAGAAAATAACTTTATATCAATTTTAATGCCGTATTTAAAACATGTGTAGATAAGAAGCGAAAACCCCACCGCAATTAACACGAAATCAAACAATGTTTCCCTTTTTTTTAACATTTTTAACCCCTCTTAATCTAATTAATGTGTTATTCGACACAAATTAAAAAAATCCTTCATTGTTAATAGATAAAATTTTATATACAAATGAAATTATATCACATATATTATTCACAATTTGTCGTTTTTTGATTGAATTAAAAAATCTCCCTGTTTTAGGGAGATTTTTTTAACAGTCCATTAACCGCACTTTGAGTAACCGCAATTTTTACAGACTACACAGCCACCTTCATGTTCTATTTCACTGCCGCATTCAGGACAAAAGCGTTCTTCTTGTGTGTCATAAGTATATGCCGCCTGTAAAACTGCATCATCATTTTTATGGTTATTACCATTTATAGGTACATCAATTGGAGCAAAGTTTTCATCTTCTTCAACTTTTAATTTCATAACTTTCTCAATGACTTTGGCAATGGCATCTGGACACGAAAGAACTTTAATTTCCTTATTGTTTGCCATTTGCCTTAATGTAGAATGGCACCTTATGCCTTTTAGCTGCTCTACTATTGACTTCGCATCAAGACCCGATCTTAAAGCTATGGATATCAGTCTACTTGTAGCCTCTGACTGAGATGGACAGCCCCCAGCACGTCCTAAGTTAGTAAACACCTCGCAGATACCTTCGTCATCGTAATTGACGGTAATGTACAAGTTGCCACAGCCTATTCTCACTTTTTCAGTTATGCCTTTCGTCACAGAAGGCCTTGGCCTTGGGACGATTTGATTGCGACTTTCCTGTTTATCTTCCTTCACGCTTTCTTTTTCAGCTTTCTTTATTCCTAAATTAAGCACCTGTGAATCAC
The nucleotide sequence above comes from Thermoanaerobacterium sp. PSU-2. Encoded proteins:
- a CDS encoding sensor domain-containing diguanylate cyclase, whose translation is MLKKRETLFDFVLIAVGFSLLIYTCFKYGIKIDIKLFSILLLVMVTLDNLGIKYTDIKLSISPVITIASFLIYGTESSALLATTSTMIETIFFRKKVKNGFLNGAMFSITYIVAGHLYESLGGKIGRFSIGQLIYVVIYVLTSFVINYFILYYALKAQGKILFKKYWTESSILELASYFIMVPVGIFLANMYMKFGTVIFIYHVIPLILLSFFIKAFRDLYKANQRLNALYEMVKIINSKLDLDKTLEAILYETEKVVTVSGIAIYLKDDNGFLINEKTKCREESIGAFKDVYMNNEGIIGKVVSEGKSVIIGNLKADKRYLDKNISNYYDSVIVVPIKGAEGIIGCISAFQNEINAFDEDSLKIMEALSEQSSIAIMNAKRYFEISKRSITDPLTKTYNRRFFDQILHDSIAKSSIEKTPVSLIMLDVDRFKQINDTYGHMVGDTVLREIASRIKSCVRNNDIVARYGGEEFSVILPNLTAEQACVIAERIRYEVSSKPIKTDAGDINITVSAGVADFPNKAESAEKLISHADRALYAGCKTKGRDRVAVYEI